In Pyrus communis chromosome 1, drPyrComm1.1, whole genome shotgun sequence, the following are encoded in one genomic region:
- the LOC137747726 gene encoding GDP-fucose transporter 1: MSAIRVDSAKPYFATSSLVIGYALCSSLLAVINKFAITKFNYPGLLTALQYLTSALGVWGLGKSGFLHHDPFTWQTAKKFLPAALVFYLAIFTNTNLLRHANVDTFIVFRSCTPLLVALADTAFRKQPIPSKLTFVSLLIILGGAVGYVATDSGFTLTAYSWAFAYLVTITTEMVYIKHMVTNLGLNTWGFVLYNNLLSLMMAPPFWIITGEYSDVFAALGSNAANFFEPGALFAVSLSCVFGLLISFFGFAARKAISATAFTVTGVVNKFLTVAINVLIWDKHASPFGLLCLLLTIVGGVLYQQSVTGVSSAPSQRETTVSKQPLSEDDG, translated from the coding sequence ATGTCTGCGATTAGAGTCGATTCCGCTAAGCCGTATTTCGCTACGAGCAGTCTTGTGATTGGGTATGCTCTCTGTTCTAGCTTGTTAGCTGTGATAAACAAGTTTGCCATTACCAAATTCAACTACCCTGGCCTTTTGACTGCATTGCAGTACCTTACATCTGCTTTGGGAGTTTGGGGTTTGGGAAAGTCTGGATTTTTGCACCACGATCCCTTCACATGGCAGACGGCCAAGAAGTTTTTGCCCGCTGCACTTGTGTTTTACCTTGCTATCTTTACCAACACCAATCTTCTTCGCCATGCGAATGTGGATACGTTTATAGTGTTTAGATCATGCACGCCCCTTTTGGTTGCGCTGGCGGATACTGCTTTTAGGAAGCAGCCAATCCCATCTAAGCTTACCTTTGTATCGTTGTTGATCATTTTGGGTGGAGCTGTTGGTTATGTGGCCACTGATTCGGGTTTTACTTTGACTGCTTATTCTTGGGCGTTTGCCTATTTGGTGACCATTACAACTGAGATGGTTTACATTAAGCATATGGTCACGAATCTCGGGTTGAACACTTGGGGTTTTGTGTTGTACAACAATCTTTTGTCACTAATGATGGCTCCACCGTTTTGGATTATTACTGGAGAGTATTCTGATGTGTTTGCTGCTTTGGGATCGAATGCTGCGAATTTCTTTGAACCTGGTGCACTTTTTGCGGTCTCATTGTCGTGTGTGTTTGGATTGCTCATCAGTTTCTTTGGGTTTGCAGCAAGGAAGGCAATCTCTGCTACCGCATTCACAGTGACTGGTGTTGTGAATAAGTTTCTTACAGTTGCCATCAATGTGCTAATTTGGGATAAGCATGCCAGTCCATTCGGTTTGCTCTGCCTCCTCTTAACAATCGTAGGGGGTGTTCTTTATCAGCAGTCTGTAACTGGAGTAAGCAGTGCTCCGTCACAGCGGGAAACGACAGTGTCTAAACAGCCTCTCAGTGAGGATGATGGGTGA
- the LOC137744436 gene encoding pentatricopeptide repeat-containing protein At1g31430-like, with product MRETTICFQSLWMLWERFGKVKVHGFVVKTGIGFDAYVCNSLIDMVESFKQVFDEMLERNRLCWNVTISRYLRCRRFEEALDVFRGMRCESNEKPDEATVVSTISACTALKNLELGLVRQEKCLMGCARLAALGQEEWIHRYIECNSTKTDAVVGTAVIEMYAKCGSIDRSLDFKHLWACNEWQDKQSNRVLLENGTDWHEA from the exons ATGCGGGAAACAACCATTTGTTTTCAAAGCCTTTGGATGCTTTGGGAGAGGTTCGGGAAGGTGAAGGTTCATGGGTTTGTGGTAAAAACTGGAATTGGGTTTGATGCGTATGTGTGTAATTCGCTCATTGACATGGTTGAGAGTTTTAAgcaggtgtttgatgaaatgcttGAGAGAAACAGGCTTTGTTGGAACGTTACAATCTCGAGGTATCTTAGGTGCAGGAGGTTTGAGGAGGCTTTGGATGTGTTTCGGGGGATGCGATGTGAGAGCAACGAGAAGCCTGATGAAGCTACGGTTGTAAGCACCATTTCAGCTTGCACAGCGTTGAAAAATTTGGAGCTTG GTTTGGTGAGGCAAGAGAAGTGTTTGATGG GCTGTGCTCGGTTGGCAGCATTAGGGCAAGAGGAATGGATTCACAGGTATATCGAATGTAACAGCACTAAAACTGATGCAGTTGTTGGTACTGCAGTTATAGAAATGTATGCGAAATGTGGGAGCATAGACAGGTCTTTGGACTTCAAACATTTGTGGGCTTGCAATGAATGGCAAGACAAGCAAAGCAATCGAGTTCTTCTCGAAAATGGTACAGATTGGCATGAAGCCTGA
- the LOC137744360 gene encoding disease resistance protein RUN1-like, which produces MVGIWGMGGLGKTTVSKAIYSKIHHSFQFKCFLEDVCQHGLLCLQQKFISDILQHAKSQIISCVAAGITVIRQYLQRRRVLVIITSVDKVEQLNAIVGNCEWFGPGSILIITTRDEHILNQLRVKMRYPAWGMNKEEALELFSWHTFENSCPDEEYLELSKKVVSYCGGLPLALQVLGSSPIGRPIIEWESHLEKLKRIPEGQIIEKLRISFEGLDDTQKTIFVDIRFFFEIGQVDVEKDYVTKVLDECGLS; this is translated from the coding sequence ATGGTCGGAATTTGGGGGATGGGTGGATTGGGGAAAACAACTGTTTCCAAAGCCATTTATAGCAAAATTCATCATAGCTTCCAATTCAAATGCTTCCTTGAAGATGTTTGCCAACATGGTCTGCTCTGTTTGCAACAAAAATTTATTTCTGACATCTTACAACATGCCAAGTCTCAAATTATTAGTTGCGTTGCTGCAGGGATCACTGTTATAAGACAATACCTCCAACGTAGAAGGGTACTTGTCATTATTACCAGTGTAGATAAAGTGGAACAATTAAATGCAATAGTTGGAAATTGTGAATGGTTTGGTCCAGGAAGTATACTTATCATAACAACACGAGATGAGCATATACTAAATCAACTTAGAGTGAAAATGAGATATCCAGCTTGGGGAATGAATAAAGAAGAAGCTCTTGAGCTTTTCAGTTGGCATACATTTGAAAATAGTTGCCCTGATGAAGAATATCTGGAATTGTCAAAGAAGGTAGTTTCTTACTGTGGGGGTCTGCCGTTAGCACTCCAAGTTTTAGGCTCTTCTCCTATTGGCAGGCCAATAATAGAGTGGGAAAGCCATCTggagaaattgaaaagaataccTGAAGGACAAATTATAGAAAAACTTAGAATAAGTTTTGAAGGGCTAGATGATACTCAAAAGACTATATTCGTTGATATACGTTTCTTTTTTGAAATCGGCCAGGTTGATGTGGAGAAGGATTATGTCACAAAAGTATTAGATGAATGTGGCTTATCTTAG